Proteins from one Mycobacterium sp. SMC-2 genomic window:
- the clpC1 gene encoding ATP-dependent protease ATP-binding subunit ClpC — protein MFERFTDRARRVVVLAQEEARMLNHNYIGTEHILLGLIHEGEGVAAKSLESLGISLEGVRSQVEEIIGQGQQAPSGHIPFTPRAKKVLELSLREALQLGHNYIGTEHILLGLIREGEGVAAQVLVKLGAELTRVRQQVIQLLSGYQGKEAAEAGTGGRGGESGSPSTSLVLDQFGRNLTAAAMEGKLDPVIGREKEIERVMQVLSRRTKNNPVLIGEPGVGKTAVVEGLAQAIVHGQVPETLKDKQLYTLDLGSLVAGSRYRGDFEERLKKVLKEINTRGDIILFIDELHTLVGAGAAEGAIDAASILKPKLARGELQTIGATTLDEYRKYIEKDAALERRFQPVQVGEPTVEHTIEILKGLRDRYEAHHRVSITDSALVAAATLADRYINDRFLPDKAIDLIDEAGARMRIRRMTAPPDLREFDEKIADARREKESAIDAQDFEKAASLRDREKQLVAQRAEREKQWRSGDLDVVAEVDDEQIAEVLGNWTGIPVFKLTEAETTRLLRMEDELHKRIIGQEDAVKAVSKAIRRTRAGLKDPKRPSGSFIFAGPSGVGKTELSKALANFLFGDDDALIQIDMGEFHDRFTASRLFGAPPGYVGYEEGGQLTEKVRRKPFSVVLFDEIEKAHQEIYNSLLQVLEDGRLTDGQGRTVDFKNTVLIFTSNLGTSDISKPVGLGFTQGGGENNYERMKQKVNDELKKHFRPEFLNRIDDIIVFHQLTKDEIIRMVDLMISRVATQLKAKDMALELTDKAKALLAKRGFDPVLGARPLRRTIQREIEDQLSEKILFEEVGPGQIVTVDVDNWDGESAGEDAVFTFTGTRKPPAEPDLAKAGAHAAPETP, from the coding sequence ATGTTTGAACGTTTTACCGACCGTGCCCGCAGGGTCGTCGTCCTGGCGCAGGAAGAGGCCCGGATGCTCAACCACAACTACATCGGCACCGAGCACATCCTGTTGGGTCTGATTCACGAGGGCGAGGGCGTCGCGGCGAAGTCGTTGGAGTCGCTGGGCATCTCACTCGAGGGCGTTCGCAGCCAGGTCGAGGAGATCATCGGCCAGGGCCAGCAGGCGCCGTCGGGACACATCCCGTTCACCCCGCGCGCGAAGAAGGTTCTGGAGCTGAGCCTGCGTGAGGCGCTGCAGCTGGGCCACAATTACATCGGCACCGAGCACATCCTGCTCGGCCTCATCCGCGAGGGTGAGGGCGTGGCCGCCCAGGTGTTGGTGAAGCTGGGCGCCGAGCTGACCCGGGTGCGCCAGCAAGTCATCCAGCTGCTGAGCGGCTATCAGGGCAAGGAGGCCGCGGAGGCCGGCACCGGTGGCCGCGGCGGCGAATCGGGCAGCCCGTCCACGTCGCTGGTGCTCGACCAGTTCGGCCGCAACCTGACGGCCGCCGCGATGGAAGGCAAGCTCGACCCGGTCATCGGTCGGGAGAAGGAAATCGAGCGCGTCATGCAGGTCCTGAGCCGGCGCACCAAGAACAACCCGGTGCTGATCGGCGAGCCCGGCGTCGGCAAGACGGCGGTGGTGGAAGGCCTGGCGCAGGCCATCGTGCACGGCCAGGTGCCGGAGACGCTGAAGGACAAGCAGCTCTACACCTTGGACCTCGGCTCGCTGGTGGCCGGCTCGCGCTACCGCGGTGACTTCGAGGAACGCCTGAAGAAGGTGCTCAAGGAGATCAACACCCGCGGCGACATCATCCTGTTCATCGACGAGCTGCACACGCTGGTCGGGGCCGGTGCCGCCGAGGGCGCGATCGACGCCGCGTCGATCCTCAAGCCCAAGCTGGCCCGCGGCGAGCTGCAGACCATCGGCGCCACCACGCTCGACGAGTACCGCAAGTACATCGAGAAGGACGCCGCGCTGGAGCGCCGGTTCCAGCCGGTGCAGGTGGGCGAGCCGACGGTGGAGCACACCATCGAGATCCTCAAGGGTCTGCGGGACCGCTACGAGGCACACCACCGGGTGTCGATCACCGACTCCGCGCTGGTGGCCGCCGCCACCCTGGCCGACCGTTACATCAACGACCGGTTCCTGCCGGACAAGGCGATCGACCTGATCGACGAGGCGGGTGCGCGGATGCGGATCCGCCGGATGACTGCGCCGCCAGACCTGCGTGAGTTCGACGAGAAGATCGCCGACGCGCGCCGGGAGAAGGAATCCGCGATCGACGCCCAGGACTTCGAGAAGGCCGCCAGCCTGCGCGACCGGGAGAAGCAGCTGGTCGCCCAGCGGGCCGAGCGTGAAAAGCAGTGGCGTTCGGGCGATCTCGACGTGGTTGCCGAGGTCGACGACGAGCAGATCGCCGAGGTGCTGGGCAACTGGACCGGTATCCCGGTGTTCAAGCTGACCGAGGCCGAGACCACCCGGTTGCTGCGCATGGAGGACGAGCTGCACAAGCGGATCATCGGGCAGGAGGACGCCGTCAAGGCGGTCTCCAAGGCGATCCGCCGTACCCGCGCCGGGTTGAAGGACCCCAAGCGCCCGTCGGGTTCGTTCATCTTCGCCGGGCCGTCCGGTGTCGGGAAGACCGAGCTGTCGAAGGCGCTGGCCAACTTCCTGTTCGGCGACGACGACGCGCTCATCCAGATCGACATGGGCGAGTTCCACGACCGGTTCACCGCGTCGCGGCTGTTCGGTGCCCCGCCCGGATACGTCGGCTACGAAGAGGGCGGCCAGCTCACCGAGAAGGTGCGGCGCAAGCCGTTCTCGGTGGTGCTGTTCGACGAGATCGAGAAGGCGCACCAGGAGATCTACAACAGCCTGTTGCAGGTCCTCGAGGACGGCCGGCTCACCGATGGTCAGGGACGCACGGTCGACTTCAAGAACACCGTGCTGATCTTCACCTCGAACCTCGGTACGTCCGACATCTCCAAGCCGGTCGGCCTGGGTTTCACCCAGGGTGGTGGTGAGAACAACTACGAGCGGATGAAGCAGAAGGTCAACGACGAGCTGAAGAAGCACTTCCGCCCGGAGTTCCTCAACCGCATCGACGACATCATCGTCTTCCACCAGCTGACCAAGGACGAGATCATCCGGATGGTCGACCTGATGATCAGTCGGGTCGCCACCCAGCTCAAGGCCAAAGACATGGCTCTGGAGCTGACCGACAAGGCCAAGGCGTTGCTGGCCAAGCGGGGCTTCGACCCGGTGCTGGGTGCTCGTCCGCTGCGGCGCACCATCCAGCGCGAGATCGAGGACCAGCTGTCCGAGAAGATCCTGTTCGAGGAGGTCGGACCGGGACAGATCGTCACGGTCGACGTGGACAACTGGGACGGCGAGAGCGCCGGCGAGGACGCGGTGTTCACCTTCACCGGGACCCGCAAGCCGCCGGCCGAGCCGGACCTGGCGAAGGCCGGAGCGCACGCAGCCCCGGAAACGCCGTAG
- the lsr2 gene encoding histone-like nucleoid-structuring protein Lsr2, whose product MAKKVTVTLVDDFDGAGAADETVEFGLDGVTYEIDLSSKNAAKLRNDLKQWMEAGRRVGGRRRGRSGSGRGRGAIDREQSAAIREWARRNGYNVSTRGRIPADVIDAFHAAT is encoded by the coding sequence ATGGCGAAAAAAGTGACCGTCACCTTGGTCGATGATTTCGACGGTGCGGGCGCAGCCGACGAAACGGTCGAATTCGGGCTTGACGGGGTGACCTATGAGATTGACCTTTCGTCCAAGAATGCCGCGAAACTTCGCAACGACCTGAAGCAGTGGATGGAAGCCGGTCGTCGGGTCGGCGGTCGGCGGCGTGGGCGTTCCGGCTCCGGTCGCGGCCGTGGCGCGATCGACCGTGAGCAGAGCGCGGCGATCCGCGAATGGGCCCGCCGAAACGGGTACAACGTGTCGACGCGCGGCCGCATCCCGGCCGACGTCATCGACGCCTTCCACGCGGCGACCTGA
- the lysS gene encoding lysine--tRNA ligase, which yields MSDADAVDLPEQFRIRRDKRARLLAEGHEPYPVAVERTHTLAQVRADHSDLPTDTATDDVVGVAGRVIFARNSGKLCFATLQEGDGTSLQVMISLDKVGAESLDAWKADVDLGDIVYVHGNVISSRRGELSVLADSWQIAAKALRPLPVAHKEMSEEARVRQRYVDLIVRPQARSVARQRIAVVRAIRNALERRGFLEVETPMLQTLAGGAAARPFVTHSNALDMNLYLRIAPELFLKRCVVGGFDKVFEVNRVFRNEGADSTHSPEFSMLETYQAYGTYDDSAVVTRELIQEVADEAIGTRQLPLPDGSVYDIDGEWASIQMYPSLSAALGEEITPETSVERLWAIADRLGVEIPTDRGYGHGKLVEELWEHTVGNTLTAPTFVRDFPEETTPLTRQHRSIPGVTEKWDLYVRGIELATGYSELNDPVVQRERFAAQARLAAAGDDEAMALDEDFLTALEYAMPPCTGTGMGIDRLLMSLTGLSIRETVLFPIVRPHSS from the coding sequence GTGAGTGACGCCGACGCGGTAGACCTGCCCGAGCAGTTCCGCATCCGCCGGGACAAGCGCGCTCGCTTGCTGGCGGAGGGCCACGAACCCTATCCGGTCGCCGTCGAACGCACCCACACCCTGGCGCAGGTGCGCGCCGACCATTCCGACCTGCCGACCGACACCGCGACCGACGACGTCGTCGGCGTCGCCGGCCGGGTGATATTCGCGCGCAACTCCGGGAAATTGTGCTTCGCGACACTTCAGGAGGGCGACGGCACCAGCCTTCAGGTGATGATCAGCCTGGACAAGGTGGGTGCCGAATCGCTGGACGCGTGGAAGGCCGACGTCGACCTCGGCGACATCGTCTACGTGCACGGCAACGTGATCAGCTCCCGCCGCGGCGAGTTGTCCGTCCTCGCCGATTCCTGGCAGATCGCGGCCAAGGCGCTGCGACCGCTGCCCGTGGCCCACAAGGAGATGAGCGAAGAGGCGCGAGTGCGGCAGCGCTACGTCGACCTGATCGTCCGCCCCCAGGCCCGCTCGGTGGCGCGGCAGCGAATCGCCGTGGTCCGCGCGATACGCAACGCACTCGAACGGCGGGGGTTCCTGGAAGTCGAAACGCCGATGTTGCAGACGCTGGCGGGTGGCGCGGCGGCGCGGCCGTTCGTCACGCATTCCAACGCCCTCGACATGAATCTGTACCTGCGGATCGCACCGGAACTGTTCCTCAAGCGCTGCGTCGTCGGTGGTTTCGACAAGGTTTTCGAAGTAAATCGAGTGTTCAGAAACGAAGGTGCGGATTCGACGCATTCTCCGGAATTCTCGATGCTGGAGACCTACCAGGCGTACGGAACCTATGACGATTCGGCAGTCGTCACGCGCGAGCTTATTCAAGAGGTCGCCGACGAGGCGATCGGAACCAGACAACTACCGCTGCCCGACGGCAGTGTCTACGACATAGACGGAGAATGGGCGTCGATTCAAATGTACCCGTCGCTGTCGGCCGCCCTGGGCGAAGAGATCACACCCGAGACGTCGGTCGAGCGGCTTTGGGCGATCGCGGACCGGCTCGGGGTCGAGATCCCGACCGACCGAGGCTACGGGCATGGAAAGCTCGTCGAGGAACTCTGGGAGCACACGGTCGGGAACACGCTGACCGCGCCCACCTTCGTACGGGACTTCCCAGAGGAGACAACGCCTTTGACGCGTCAGCATCGCAGCATCCCGGGTGTGACCGAGAAGTGGGACCTGTACGTGCGCGGGATCGAACTGGCCACCGGGTATTCCGAATTGAACGACCCCGTCGTGCAGCGGGAGAGATTCGCCGCGCAAGCCCGCCTGGCGGCGGCGGGCGACGACGAAGCCATGGCGCTCGACGAAGACTTTCTCACGGCGCTCGAGTATGCGATGCCGCCGTGCACCGGAACTGGAATGGGTATCGATCGGTTGTTGATGTCTCTGACTGGACTGTCAATTCGAGAGACAGTTTTGTTCCCGATTGTTCGGCCCCACTCCAGTTGA
- a CDS encoding type III pantothenate kinase has translation MLLAIDVRNTHTVVGLISGSKEHAKVVQHWRIRTESEVTADELALTIDGLIGDDSERLTGAVALSTVPSVLHEVRIMLDQYWPSVPHVLIEPGVRTGIPLLVDNPKEVGADRIVNCLAAFHRFQSAAIVIDFGSSICVDVVSAKGEFLGGAIAPGVQVSSDAAAARSAALRRVELSRPRSVVGKNTVECMQAGAVFGFAGLVDGLVGRIREDVDGFAGDDVAVVATGHTAPLLLPELTTTSHYDQHLTLHGLRLVFERNRDAQRGRLKTAR, from the coding sequence GTGCTGCTGGCCATCGACGTCCGAAACACCCACACCGTCGTGGGGCTGATTTCCGGGTCCAAAGAGCACGCAAAGGTGGTGCAGCACTGGCGGATCCGGACCGAGTCCGAGGTGACCGCGGACGAGCTGGCGCTGACCATCGACGGCCTCATCGGCGACGACTCCGAGCGGCTCACCGGTGCCGTCGCCCTGTCCACCGTCCCGTCGGTGCTGCACGAGGTGCGGATCATGCTGGACCAGTACTGGCCGTCGGTGCCACACGTGCTGATCGAGCCGGGCGTGCGCACCGGCATCCCGCTGCTGGTCGACAATCCCAAAGAAGTGGGCGCCGACCGAATCGTCAACTGCCTGGCCGCATTTCATAGATTCCAAAGCGCCGCCATCGTCATCGACTTCGGTTCGTCGATCTGCGTGGACGTCGTGTCGGCCAAGGGCGAATTCCTCGGCGGTGCGATCGCGCCCGGCGTGCAGGTCTCCTCGGACGCCGCCGCGGCCCGGTCCGCCGCGCTGCGCCGGGTGGAACTGTCCCGCCCCCGTTCGGTGGTGGGCAAGAACACCGTCGAATGCATGCAGGCGGGAGCGGTATTCGGCTTCGCCGGGCTGGTCGACGGTCTGGTCGGTCGGATTCGCGAGGACGTGGACGGTTTCGCCGGCGACGACGTCGCCGTGGTGGCCACCGGGCATACGGCACCGCTGCTGCTGCCCGAGCTGACCACCACCAGCCATTACGACCAACATCTGACCCTGCACGGGCTGCGGCTGGTCTTCGAACGCAACCGGGACGCCCAGCGCGGCCGGCTCAAGACCGCGCGTTGA
- the panD gene encoding aspartate 1-decarboxylase, translated as MLRTMLKSKIHRASVTQADLHYVGSVTIDADLMDAADLLEGEQVTIVDIDNGARLVTYAIAGERGSGVIGINGAAAHLVHPGDLVILIAYGTMEEAEARSYQPRIVFVDADNKPIDLGHDPAFVPSDISVAAELLDPRIVAR; from the coding sequence ATGCTACGGACGATGCTCAAGTCGAAGATCCACCGCGCCAGCGTCACGCAGGCCGACCTTCACTACGTCGGCTCGGTGACCATCGACGCCGACCTGATGGACGCGGCTGACCTGCTCGAGGGCGAGCAAGTGACCATCGTGGACATCGACAACGGTGCGCGCCTGGTCACCTACGCGATCGCCGGGGAGCGCGGCAGTGGGGTGATCGGAATCAACGGCGCCGCGGCCCATCTCGTGCACCCGGGTGATCTGGTGATCCTGATCGCATACGGGACCATGGAAGAGGCGGAGGCGCGGTCCTACCAGCCGCGGATCGTGTTCGTCGACGCCGACAACAAGCCGATCGACCTGGGCCACGACCCGGCGTTCGTGCCCTCGGACATATCTGTCGCCGCCGAACTGCTAGACCCCCGAATCGTTGCGCGGTAG
- the panC gene encoding pantoate--beta-alanine ligase, giving the protein MRPGKPPAFKAGELNVYSRPRDVTDVCRALRHTGRRVMLVPTMGALHDGHLALVRAAKRVPGSVLAVSIFVNPLQFGAGEDLDAYPRTLDDDVALLRGEGVDIVFAPTAAAMYPNGLRTTVQPGPLAADLEGGPRPTHFAGVLTVVCKLLQIVRPDRVFFGEKDYQQLVLIRQMVADLDLDVAVVGVPTVREADGLAMSSRNRYLDPVQREAAVAVSAALAAAAHAADAGPQAALDAARAVLDAVPELTVDYLELRDADLGPLQPNKTGRLLVAVRLGGTRLLDNVAIDIETSPAPVGPDGYPGTRESSWRN; this is encoded by the coding sequence ATGAGACCCGGCAAGCCGCCCGCCTTCAAGGCCGGCGAACTCAATGTCTACTCGCGCCCGCGCGACGTCACGGACGTCTGTCGCGCGCTGCGGCACACCGGCCGTCGGGTGATGCTGGTGCCCACCATGGGTGCGCTGCACGACGGTCACCTCGCGCTGGTGCGCGCCGCCAAACGGGTGCCCGGTTCGGTGCTGGCGGTGTCCATCTTCGTCAACCCGCTCCAGTTCGGTGCCGGGGAAGACCTCGACGCCTACCCACGGACCCTCGACGACGACGTGGCGCTGCTGCGCGGCGAGGGCGTCGACATCGTGTTCGCGCCGACGGCCGCGGCGATGTACCCGAACGGCCTGCGCACCACCGTGCAGCCCGGTCCGCTGGCCGCCGACCTCGAGGGCGGTCCGCGGCCGACCCATTTCGCCGGCGTGCTGACGGTGGTGTGCAAGCTGCTGCAGATCGTGCGCCCAGACCGGGTGTTCTTCGGCGAGAAGGACTATCAGCAACTGGTGCTGATCCGGCAGATGGTCGCCGACCTGGACCTCGACGTCGCGGTGGTCGGCGTGCCCACCGTCCGCGAAGCCGACGGGCTGGCCATGTCGTCGCGCAACCGTTACCTGGACCCGGTGCAACGCGAGGCGGCCGTGGCGGTGTCGGCGGCGTTGGCGGCGGCGGCGCACGCCGCGGACGCCGGGCCGCAGGCCGCGCTGGACGCGGCGCGCGCGGTGCTCGATGCGGTGCCCGAACTTACGGTCGACTACCTCGAATTGCGCGATGCGGACCTGGGGCCGTTGCAGCCCAACAAAACCGGCCGGCTGCTCGTCGCCGTCCGGCTGGGCGGCACCAGGCTGCTGGACAACGTCGCGATCGACATCGAAACTTCGCCGGCACCCGTGGGGCCGGACGGATATCCCGGCACCCGTGAATCATCTTGGAGGAATTGA
- a CDS encoding Rossmann-like and DUF2520 domain-containing protein, with protein MVQFDGLRPARLKVGVISAGRVGTALGVALERADHVVVACSAISHASRQRAQRWLPDTPVVPPPDVASGAELLLLAVPDSELAGLVSGLAATSSVRPGTIVAHTSGANGVGILAPLAQDGCIPLAIHPAMTFTGSDEDINRLPDTCFGVTAADDVGYAIGQSLVLEMGGEPFCVREEARVLYHAGLAHAGNHLVTVLADALEALRVALRGNELLGQQSVDDQPGGIAERIVGPLARAALENTLQRGQAALTGPVARGDAAAVAGHLAALNQADPELAQAYRVNALRTARRAHAPADVVEVLAG; from the coding sequence ATGGTGCAGTTCGACGGTTTGCGCCCGGCCAGGCTCAAGGTGGGAGTCATCTCGGCCGGCCGGGTGGGCACCGCGCTCGGGGTCGCGCTGGAGCGCGCCGACCACGTGGTGGTGGCGTGCAGCGCCATCTCCCACGCGTCGCGGCAGCGGGCGCAGCGTTGGCTGCCCGACACCCCGGTGGTGCCGCCGCCGGACGTGGCCTCCGGTGCCGAGCTGCTGCTGCTGGCCGTTCCCGACAGCGAACTGGCCGGCCTGGTGTCCGGATTGGCCGCGACGTCGTCGGTGCGCCCGGGCACGATCGTCGCCCACACGTCCGGCGCCAACGGGGTCGGCATTCTCGCGCCGCTGGCCCAGGACGGCTGCATACCGCTCGCGATCCACCCGGCGATGACGTTCACCGGATCCGACGAGGACATCAACAGGCTGCCGGACACCTGCTTCGGCGTCACCGCGGCCGACGATGTCGGGTATGCGATAGGTCAGTCGCTCGTGCTGGAGATGGGCGGCGAACCGTTCTGCGTGCGCGAGGAAGCGCGGGTGCTCTACCACGCCGGCCTGGCGCATGCCGGCAACCACCTGGTGACGGTGCTCGCCGACGCGCTCGAGGCGCTGCGGGTCGCGCTGCGGGGCAACGAACTGCTCGGACAACAATCCGTCGACGACCAGCCTGGCGGCATCGCCGAACGCATCGTCGGGCCGCTGGCCCGGGCGGCGCTGGAGAACACCCTGCAACGCGGTCAGGCCGCGCTGACCGGCCCGGTCGCACGCGGTGACGCCGCCGCGGTCGCCGGGCACCTGGCCGCGCTGAACCAGGCCGACCCGGAACTTGCGCAGGCGTACCGGGTGAACGCCCTGCGGACCGCCCGGCGCGCCCACGCGCCCGCCGACGTCGTCGAGGTCCTGGCGGGATGA
- a CDS encoding DUF6779 domain-containing protein translates to MTVLSRGARVRRGGRRPGWVLLTALLVLAMGASSALVFTNRVELLKLAVILALWAAVAGAFVSVLYRRQSDADQSRVRDLKLVYDLQLDREISARREYELTVESQLRRELASELRAQAADDLAELRAELSALRTSLEILFDTDLAHRPALETPETEAPPERAYSEWDRNGETPRDAPYDWVASDRVTSVPQEGPQGRADETAIIDVPEEPLLPPRQPQSQPQPRRERVRYQYEAPQEPAPPPQPSYSAAPPEPEPRFETRHEPPPPQQPEPQGWQPAASSGLWLPPGTPGSHWAGSDESVAPADATSGRRRRARHSEPDEAWAGPPVEQAAPPPYGESGRRARSRHSAEYRDYGVGNFAPPSERPNEPAFAPAPGPAAATPPPPPPAAAAPPPRLAPPPPPEHTPRHGGADPLAQGTDGPGDGSRTGGQSVAELLARLQVQPSEGGRRRRREG, encoded by the coding sequence ATGACCGTTCTGTCCCGCGGCGCCCGGGTGCGGCGCGGCGGCCGCAGGCCGGGTTGGGTGCTCTTGACCGCGTTGCTGGTCCTCGCAATGGGGGCCAGTTCCGCTTTGGTTTTCACCAATCGGGTGGAACTCCTCAAGCTCGCTGTAATCCTGGCGCTGTGGGCCGCAGTCGCCGGCGCCTTCGTTTCGGTGCTGTATCGCCGTCAGAGCGACGCGGATCAATCCCGCGTCCGCGACCTGAAGCTGGTGTACGACTTGCAGCTGGATCGGGAAATCTCGGCCCGACGCGAGTACGAGCTGACCGTGGAATCCCAGCTGCGACGGGAGTTGGCGTCCGAACTGCGCGCACAGGCCGCGGACGACCTGGCCGAGCTGCGCGCGGAGCTGAGCGCGTTGCGCACCAGCCTGGAGATCCTGTTCGACACCGACCTCGCCCACCGCCCGGCGCTGGAGACGCCCGAGACCGAGGCGCCGCCCGAACGCGCGTACAGCGAGTGGGACCGCAACGGCGAGACCCCGCGTGACGCGCCCTACGACTGGGTCGCCAGCGATCGGGTCACCTCCGTACCCCAGGAGGGCCCGCAGGGCCGCGCCGACGAGACGGCGATCATCGACGTGCCCGAGGAGCCGCTGTTGCCGCCCCGGCAGCCCCAGAGCCAGCCGCAGCCCCGCCGCGAGCGGGTCCGTTACCAGTACGAAGCGCCGCAGGAGCCGGCGCCCCCGCCCCAGCCCTCGTACAGCGCCGCGCCGCCGGAGCCCGAGCCGCGATTCGAAACCCGCCACGAGCCCCCGCCTCCGCAACAGCCGGAGCCGCAGGGTTGGCAGCCGGCGGCTTCGTCGGGACTGTGGTTGCCACCCGGGACGCCGGGCAGCCACTGGGCGGGCTCCGATGAGTCCGTCGCACCGGCCGACGCAACGTCGGGACGACGGCGGCGCGCCCGCCACTCCGAACCGGACGAGGCCTGGGCCGGCCCGCCCGTCGAGCAGGCAGCCCCGCCGCCGTACGGTGAGTCGGGTCGCCGGGCCCGGTCACGGCACTCGGCCGAGTACCGCGACTATGGCGTTGGCAACTTCGCGCCCCCCAGCGAGCGCCCGAACGAGCCGGCGTTTGCTCCGGCTCCCGGTCCCGCCGCGGCCACGCCGCCACCGCCACCACCTGCGGCCGCGGCGCCACCGCCGCGGCTCGCCCCGCCGCCACCGCCGGAGCACACTCCTCGGCACGGCGGCGCGGACCCGCTGGCGCAGGGCACGGACGGCCCAGGCGATGGCTCGCGGACCGGTGGCCAGTCGGTTGCCGAGCTGCTGGCGCGGCTGCAGGTCCAGCCGTCCGAGGGTGGCCGGCGCCGCCGCCGCGAAGGCTGA
- a CDS encoding DUF3180 domain-containing protein codes for MGPTRKRDLTAAVVAAAVVGYLVVKGLYRWFPPITVWTGLSLLAVAVVEALWARYVRAKISDGEIGVGPGWLHPLAVARSLMVAKASAWVGALVLGWWVGVLVYFLPRRSWLRVAAEDTTGTVVAAVSALALVAAALWLQHCCKSPPDQTEHGEGAEN; via the coding sequence ATGGGACCGACCAGGAAACGTGACCTGACGGCCGCGGTGGTGGCCGCCGCGGTGGTGGGCTATCTGGTCGTTAAAGGCCTGTACCGGTGGTTTCCGCCGATCACGGTGTGGACCGGCCTGTCGCTGCTGGCGGTGGCCGTCGTCGAAGCTCTGTGGGCCCGCTACGTGCGGGCCAAGATCAGCGACGGCGAAATCGGCGTCGGGCCCGGCTGGCTGCACCCGCTGGCGGTAGCGCGCAGCCTGATGGTCGCCAAGGCGTCGGCCTGGGTGGGCGCGCTAGTGCTGGGCTGGTGGGTCGGAGTGCTGGTGTATTTCCTGCCGCGGCGGTCGTGGCTGCGGGTGGCCGCCGAGGACACCACCGGCACCGTGGTTGCGGCCGTCAGCGCGCTGGCGCTGGTCGCCGCCGCGCTGTGGCTGCAGCATTGCTGCAAGTCGCCACCGGACCAGACCGAGCACGGCGAGGGCGCCGAAAACTAG
- the folK gene encoding 2-amino-4-hydroxy-6-hydroxymethyldihydropteridine diphosphokinase, whose amino-acid sequence MTRVVLSIGSNLGDRLARLQSVVDGLGETVLAVSPVYETDPWGRVDQGPFLNAVLIANDPACDGQCWLRRAQEFERAAGRVRGERWGPRTLDVDLIACYGDAEVIARDNNLTLPHPLAHLRAFVMIPWLAIDPDAWLTVAEAPSPVASLLAELDPADRESVRLTGLKLQPAGESLADRKPQT is encoded by the coding sequence ATGACGCGAGTCGTACTGTCCATCGGCTCCAACCTGGGCGACCGGCTGGCACGGTTGCAGTCGGTCGTCGACGGGCTGGGCGAGACGGTGCTCGCGGTCTCGCCGGTGTACGAGACGGACCCGTGGGGCCGGGTCGATCAGGGACCCTTTCTCAACGCGGTGCTGATCGCCAACGATCCGGCGTGTGACGGGCAGTGCTGGCTGCGGCGGGCCCAGGAGTTCGAGCGGGCGGCGGGCCGCGTGCGCGGCGAGCGCTGGGGCCCGCGAACCCTCGATGTCGACCTGATCGCCTGCTACGGCGATGCGGAGGTGATCGCCCGCGACAACAACCTGACGCTGCCGCACCCGCTGGCCCATCTGCGGGCCTTCGTCATGATCCCCTGGCTGGCCATCGACCCCGATGCCTGGCTGACCGTCGCCGAGGCACCGAGTCCTGTCGCGAGCCTGCTCGCCGAGCTGGACCCGGCCGACCGGGAAAGCGTCCGGTTGACCGGTCTGAAGCTGCAGCCGGCGGGCGAGTCCCTGGCCGACCGGAAACCGCAAACCTGA
- the folB gene encoding dihydroneopterin aldolase codes for MADRIELRGLKIRGRHGVFDHERADGQDFVVDMTVWIDLAEAAASDALADTYDYAALAQLASDVVAGPPRNLIEAVGGEIADRVMEDERVHAVEVVVHKPQAPIPQQFADVAVVVRRSRRGGRGSVVPAGRAL; via the coding sequence ATGGCTGATCGAATCGAACTGCGGGGGTTGAAGATTCGTGGGCGACACGGAGTCTTCGACCACGAGCGCGCCGACGGGCAGGACTTCGTCGTCGATATGACCGTGTGGATCGACCTCGCCGAGGCCGCCGCCAGCGACGCGCTGGCCGACACCTACGACTACGCCGCCCTGGCCCAGCTCGCGTCCGACGTCGTGGCCGGGCCGCCGCGCAACCTCATCGAAGCGGTCGGGGGCGAGATCGCGGACCGGGTGATGGAAGACGAGCGAGTGCACGCCGTCGAGGTGGTGGTGCACAAGCCGCAGGCTCCGATCCCGCAGCAGTTCGCCGACGTCGCGGTGGTGGTGCGGCGGTCGCGGCGCGGCGGCCGCGGCTCGGTGGTCCCGGCGGGCCGGGCGTTATGA